The proteins below come from a single Xenopus tropicalis strain Nigerian chromosome 9, UCB_Xtro_10.0, whole genome shotgun sequence genomic window:
- the pfas gene encoding phosphoribosylformylglycinamidine synthase isoform X2 translates to MVVLHFYRSLQNSSETLRLPGAENIQSLQRELCYNVNWTGPAAPSSQETDALRWLFSCPFDPQSISDTSSLHSEPSDLLVEIGPRLNFSTATSTNAVSICRSVGLTNVDRIECSKRYLIKFQTRPQGSEEQELLASLYDRMTECVYPEPVRSFEVSVRPEKVYEVDILGQGRAALEKANTELGLAFDSWDLDYYSSLFQRVGRNPSSVECFDLAQSNSEHSRHWFFKGKLKVDGQEKEMSLFDMIMKTQDTSNPNNVIKFCDNSSAIQGREVASLIPTDPSCAGPYHLCRSTRHLIFTAETHNFPTGVAPFSGATTGTGGRIRDVQSTGRGAHVIAGTAGYCFGNLHIPGYSLPWEDPAYQYPVQFARPLEVAIEASNGASDYGNKFGEPVLAGFARSFGVRLPSGERREWVKPIMFSGGIGSMEDVHRTKEAPEPGMHVVKVGGPVYRIGVGGGAASSIQVQGDNASELDFGAVQRGDAEMEQKMNRAVRACVERGGKNPICSIHDQGAGGNGNVLKELSEPQGAVIYTKSFQLGDPTLSVLEIWGAEYQESNALLLRPDDAEFLRSVCRRERSPVDFVGKITGDGRIVLINGSDTDPAPDSTDRNAVPVDLQLEWVLGKMPRKEFVLNRVAPNLQPLVLPSGLTVGQALDRVLRLPSVASKRYLTNKVDRSVTGLVAQQQCVGPLHTPLADVAVVSLSYSDIVGGATAIGEQPIKSLLNPAAGARLAVAEALTNLLFAQVTDLKDVKCSGNWMWAAKLPGEGALLYDACAAMCDVMAQLGVAIDGGKDSLSMAARVGTETVKAPGSLVISVYAVCPDITTTVTPDLKNPGQKGVLLYLPLCPGQHRLGGSALAQCYSQLGETPPDLDDPQTLISCFNVTQQLLRDRVLSAGHDVSDGGLVTCILEMAFAGNCGLDIEISSSCTNVLELLFAEEPGLVLEVAEQSVELVMERYRAAGVECVRIGCTKERGPASMVRIRANGQEVVNEKLGSLRAVWEETSFQLERLQANPSCVSQEEAGLRVREGPSYHLTFNPSEIPLVPPSVGGNQPRVAVVREEGSNGDREMAASLLMAGFQVWDVTMEDLLAGGTTLDSFRGLVFVGGFSYADVLGSAKGWAASVKFNASVREQFENFRRRADTFSLGVCNGCQLMALLGWVGPDNPTDTGDLPTQGVLLSHNLSGRFESRFVTLKIQQSPSILLRGMAGSTLGVWVAHGEGYMRFRSPKVQDYVTSNHLAPLCYVDDGGKPTEEYPMNPNGSPLGIAGLCSADGRHLAMMPHPERCVMKWQWPWMPESWRHSLDVSPWMRLFQNGYRWCQENPSRDN, encoded by the exons GTCCCGCGGCCCCATCCAGCCAGGAGACTGACGCCCTTCGATGGCTGTTTAGTTGCCCCTTTGACCCTCAGAGTATCTCTGACACCTCATCCCTTCACTCGGAGCCTTCTGACCTGCTGGTAGAGATCGGCCCAAG ACTGAATTTCTCCACCGCGACTTCCACCAATGCTGTGTCCATCTGCCGCTCTGTTGGCCTGACCAACGTGGACAGGatcgagtgctccaagaggtatcTCATCAAG TTCCAGACTAGGCCCCAGGGCAGTGAGGAGCAAGAGCTGCTAGCCTCTCTGTACGACCGTATGACGGAATGCGTTTACCCGGAGCCGGTGAGGAGTTTCGAGGTGTCCGTTAGACCGGAGAAAGTGTACGAGGTGGATATTTTGGGGCAAGGCAGGGCAGCACTGGAAAAGGCCAACACTGAGCTAG GTTTGGCCTTCGACTCCTGGGATCTTGATTACTATAGCAGCCTTTTCCAGCGCGTGGGTCGGAACCCCAGCAGCGTGGAGTGCTTTGATCTTGCACAGTCCAACAG CGAGCACAGCCGCCACTGGTTCTTTAAGGGCAAATTAAAGGTCGACGGGCAGGAGAAGGAGATGTCTCTGTTCGACATGATCATGAAGACTCAGGACACCAGTAATCCCAACAACGTCATCAAGTTCTGTGACAACAGCAG TGCGATCCAGGGAAGAGAAGTGGCATCTCTAATCCCAACAGACCCTTCATGTGCTGGGCCCTATCATCTCTGTCGCTCCACACGGCACCTGATTTTCACTGCAGAGACCCACAACTTCCCTACTG GCGTGGCCCCATTCAGCGGCGCTACGACAGGAACAGGAGGGCGCATTCGGGACGTGCAGAGCACCGGCAGGGGAGCACATGTCATTGCTGGGACGGCTGGGTACTGCTTTGGGAACCTGCACATCCCAG GATACTCTCTTCCCTGGGAGGACCCCGCATATCAGTACCCAGTGCAGTTTGCCAGGCCTCTGGAGGTGGCTATTGAAGCCAGTAACGGAGCCTCTGATTATGGAAACAAGTTTGGGGAGCCTGTTTTGGCCG GATTTGCCCGTTCCTTTGGAGTGCGGTTGCCTTCGGGAGAAAGGAGGGAGTGGGTGAAACCCATTATGTTCAGTGGTGGGATCGGATCCATGGAGGATGTTCACCGTACTAAGGAGGCCCCAGAGCCTG GCATGCACGTGGTTAAAGTGGGAGGTCCTGTCTATAGGATTGGGGTTGGCGGTGGAGCTGCCTCTTCTATTCAG GTCCAGGGGGATAACGCCAGCGAGCTGGATTTTGGGGCAGTGCAACGTGGAGATGCAGAGATGGAGCAGAAGATGAATCGGGCCGTACGGGCCTGCGTGGAGCGAGGAGGCAAGAACCCCATCTGCAGCATTCACGATCAGGGAGCCGGGGGCAACG gGAACGTCCTGAAGGAGCTCAGTGAGCCCCAAGGAGCAGTCATTTACACTAAAAGCTTCCAg CTGGGGGACCCCACCCTGAGTGTTCTGGAGATATGGGGAGCAGAATATCAGGAGTCCAACGCTTTGCTCCTGCGCCCCGACGATGCCGAATTCCTGCGCTCTGTGTGCCGGCGGGAGAGGTCTCCTGTGGATTTTGTGGGCAAGATCACCGGGGATGGCAGG ATTGTGTTGATAAATGGCAGTGACACAGATCCCGCCCCTGACTCCACTGACCGCAATGCTGTTCCCGTTGACCTCCAGCTGGAATGGGTCTTAGGAAAAATGCCTCGCAAG GAGTTTGTTCTAAACCGCGTGGCACCAAACTTGCAGCCGCTGGTGCTCCCTAGTGGCCTGACAGTCGGGCAGGCGCTTGATCGCGTGCTGAGGTTGCCGTCCGTAGCGAGCAAACGCTACCTGACCAACAAG GTGGACCGCTCCGTCACAGGCCTGGTGGCCCAGCAGCAGTGCGTGGGGCCTCTTCACACTCCATTGGCCGACGTGGCTGTGGTGTCTCTGTCTTATTCGGACATTGTAGGAGGAGCTACAGCAATAGGAGAACAGCCAATCAAAAGCCTACTGAATCCTGCAGCTGGGGCAAGACTGGCGGTGGCCGAGGCACTAACCAATCTCCTCTTTGCTCAAGTGACGGACCTAAAG GATGTGAAATGCAGCGGGAACTGGATGTGGGCCGCCAAGCTGCCCGGAGAAGGCGCCTTGCTTTACGACGCCTGTGCAGCTATGTGTGATGTCATGGCGCAGCTCGGCGTTGCCATCGATGGAGGAAAAGATTCTCTCAGCATGGCCGCCAGAGTGGGCACAGAAACAGTTAAAGCTCCAG GTTCGCTAGTGATCTCGGTGTATGCAGTCTGCCCCGACATAACTACCACCGTGACCCCCGATCTTAAGAACCCAGGGCAGAAAG GTGTTTTACTGTATTTGCCCCTCTGCCCTGGTCAGCACCGGCTTGGGGGCAGCGCCCTGGCTCAGTGCTACTCACAGCTGGGAGAGACCCCCCCAGACCTCGATGACCCTCAGACTTTAATCTCCTGCTTCAACGTCACCCAACAGCTGCTGAGAG ACCGCGTCCTTAGCGCCGGCCATGACGTCAGTGATGGAGGCCTAGTCACCTGTATCCTGGAAATGGCTTTTGCTGGAAACTGTGGCCTGGATATTGAGATTTCCTCCTCCTGCACCAATG TGCTGGAACTGCTGTTTGCCGAGGAACCGGGCCTGGTTCTAGAGGTTGCAGAACAAAGTGTAGAACTGGTCATGGAACGTTACAGAGCAGCAGGAGTGGAATGCGTGAGGATCGGATGCACCAAGGAACGTGGCCCAGCGTCTATG GTCCGAATCCGTGCCAATGGGCAGGAGGTGGTCAACGAGAAGTTGGGTTCCCTCAGAGCCGTATGGGAGGAGACCAGTTTCCAACTTGAACGCCTTCAGGCCAATCCAAGCTGTGTATCGCAGGAGGAGGCTGGGCTGAGAGTGAGGGAGGGGCCAAGTTATCACCTGACTTTTAACCCGTCTGAAATACCTTTGGTTCCTCCATCAGTCG GTGGCAACCAACCGCGTGTTGCTGTTGTGCGTGAAGAGGGTAGCAACGGAGACCGGGAAATGGCGGCATCTCTCCTAATGGCTGGATTTCAG GTGTGGGATGTCACCATGGAAGATCTTCTTGCTGGAGGCACCACCCTGGACTCTTTCAGGGGACTTGTATTTGTTGGGGGATTTAGCTACGCTGATGTGTTAGGGTCTGCCAAAG GTTGGGCCGCCTCGGTGAAGTTCAATGCCAGCGTGCGCGAGCAGTTCGAGAACTTCCGCCGTAGGGCAGATACTTTCAGCCTTGGGGTTTGCAATGGGTGCCAGCTGATGGCTCTTCTGGGCTGGGTAGGACCCGATAACCCAACAGACACAG GTGATCTCCCCACCCAAGGGGTTCTGCTCAGCCACAATCTCTCCGGCCGGTTTGAATCTCGATTTGTCACCCTGAAGATCCAACAGAGTCCTTCCATTTTGCTACGAGGGATGGCCGGGTCCACGCTCGGAGTGTGGGTGGCCCATGGCGAAG GATACATGAGGTTCCGATCTCCGAAAGTGCAGGACTATGTGACGTCCAATCACTTGGCGCCGCTCTGTTACGTGGATGATGGAGGCAAGCCGACGGAAGAATACCCAATGAATCCAAATGGCTCTCCGTTGGGAATTGCTGGTCTTTGCTCTGCAGATGGGCGGCACTTGGCCATGATGCCCCACCCAGAGCGCTGTGTCATGAAGTGGCAGTGGCCTTGGATGCCGGAAAGCTGGCGCCACTCATTGGATGTCTCGCCGTGGATGCGTCTCTTCCAGAATGGGTACCGCTGGTGCCAGGAGAACCCAAGCAGGGATAACTAA
- the pfas gene encoding phosphoribosylformylglycinamidine synthase (The RefSeq protein has 2 substitutions compared to this genomic sequence), producing MVVLHFYRSLQNSSETLRLPGAENIQSLQRELCYNVNWTGPAAPSSQETDALRWLFSCPFDPQSISDTSSLHSEPSDLLVEIGPRLNFSTATSTNAVSICRSVGLTNVDRIECSKRYLIKFQTRPQGSEEQELLASLYDRMTECVYPEPVRSFEVSVRPEKVYEVDILGQGRAALEKANTELGLAFDSWDLDYYSSLFQRVGRNPSSVECFDLAQSNSEHSRHWFFKGKLKVDGQEKEMSLFDMIMKTQDTSNPNNVIKFCDNSSAIQGREVASLIPTDPSCAGPYHLCRSTRHLIFTAETHNFPTGVAPFSGATTGTGGRIRDVQSTGRGAHVIAGTAGYCFGNLHIPGYSLPWEDLAYQYPVQFARPLEVAIEASNGASDYGNKFGEPVLAGFARSFGLRLPSGERREWVKPIMFSGGIGSMEDVHRTKEAPEPGMHVVKVGGPVYRIGVGGGAASSIQVQGDNASELDFGAVQRGDAEMEQKMNRAVRACVERGGKNPICSIHDQGAGGNGNVLKELSEPQGAVIYTKSFQLGDPTLSVLEIWGAEYQESNALLLRPDDAEFLRSVCRRERSPVDFVGKITGDGRIVLINGSDTDPAPDSTDRNAVPVDLQLEWVLGKMPRKEFVLNRVAPNLQPLVLPSGLTVGQALDRVLRLPSVASKRYLTNKVDRSVTGLVAQQQCVGPLHTPLADVAVVSLSYSDIVGGATAIGEQPIKSLLNPAAGARLAVAEALTNLLFAQVTDLKDVKCSGNWMWAAKLPGEGALLYDACAAMCDVMAQLGVAIDGGKDSLSMAARVGTETVKAPGSLVISVYAVCPDITTTVTPDLKNPGQKGVLLYLPLCPGQHRLGGSALAQCYSQLGETPPDLDDPQTLISCFNVTQQLLRDRVLSAGHDVSDGGLVTCILEMAFAGNCGLDIEISSSCTNVLELLFAEEPGLVLEVAEQSVELVMERYRAAGVECVRIGCTKERGPASMVRIRANGQEVVNEKLGSLRAVWEETSFQLERLQANPSCVSQEEAGLRVREGPSYHLTFNPSEIPLVPPSVGGNQPRVAVVREEGSNGDREMAASLLMAGFQVWDVTMEDLLAGGTTLDSFRGLVFVGGFSYADVLGSAKGWAASVKFNASVREQFENFRRRADTFSLGVCNGCQLMALLGWVGPDNPTDTVGDLPTQGVLLSHNLSGRFESRFVTLKIQQSPSILLRGMAGSTLGVWVAHGEGYMRFRSPKVQDYVTSNHLAPLCYVDDGGKPTEEYPMNPNGSPLGIAGLCSADGRHLAMMPHPERCVMKWQWPWMPESWRHSLDVSPWMRLFQNGYRWCQENPSRDN from the exons GTCCCGCGGCCCCATCCAGCCAGGAGACTGACGCCCTTCGATGGCTGTTTAGTTGCCCCTTTGACCCTCAGAGTATCTCTGACACCTCATCCCTTCACTCGGAGCCTTCTGACCTGCTGGTAGAGATCGGCCCAAG ACTGAATTTCTCCACCGCGACTTCCACCAATGCTGTGTCCATCTGCCGCTCTGTTGGCCTGACCAACGTGGACAGGatcgagtgctccaagaggtatcTCATCAAG TTCCAGACTAGGCCCCAGGGCAGTGAGGAGCAAGAGCTGCTAGCCTCTCTGTACGACCGTATGACGGAATGCGTTTACCCGGAGCCGGTGAGGAGTTTCGAGGTGTCCGTTAGACCGGAGAAAGTGTACGAGGTGGATATTTTGGGGCAAGGCAGGGCAGCACTGGAAAAGGCCAACACTGAGCTAG GTTTGGCCTTCGACTCCTGGGATCTTGATTACTATAGCAGCCTTTTCCAGCGCGTGGGTCGGAACCCCAGCAGCGTGGAGTGCTTTGATCTTGCACAGTCCAACAG CGAGCACAGCCGCCACTGGTTCTTTAAGGGCAAATTAAAGGTCGACGGGCAGGAGAAGGAGATGTCTCTGTTCGACATGATCATGAAGACTCAGGACACCAGTAATCCCAACAACGTCATCAAGTTCTGTGACAACAGCAG TGCGATCCAGGGAAGAGAAGTGGCATCTCTAATCCCAACAGACCCTTCATGTGCTGGGCCCTATCATCTCTGTCGCTCCACACGGCACCTGATTTTCACTGCAGAGACCCACAACTTCCCTACTG GCGTGGCCCCATTCAGCGGCGCTACGACAGGAACAGGAGGGCGCATTCGGGACGTGCAGAGCACCGGCAGGGGAGCACATGTCATTGCTGGGACGGCTGGGTACTGCTTTGGGAACCTGCACATCCCAG GATACTCTCTTCCCTGGGAGGACCCCGCATATCAGTACCCAGTGCAGTTTGCCAGGCCTCTGGAGGTGGCTATTGAAGCCAGTAACGGAGCCTCTGATTATGGAAACAAGTTTGGGGAGCCTGTTTTGGCCG GATTTGCCCGTTCCTTTGGAGTGCGGTTGCCTTCGGGAGAAAGGAGGGAGTGGGTGAAACCCATTATGTTCAGTGGTGGGATCGGATCCATGGAGGATGTTCACCGTACTAAGGAGGCCCCAGAGCCTG GCATGCACGTGGTTAAAGTGGGAGGTCCTGTCTATAGGATTGGGGTTGGCGGTGGAGCTGCCTCTTCTATTCAG GTCCAGGGGGATAACGCCAGCGAGCTGGATTTTGGGGCAGTGCAACGTGGAGATGCAGAGATGGAGCAGAAGATGAATCGGGCCGTACGGGCCTGCGTGGAGCGAGGAGGCAAGAACCCCATCTGCAGCATTCACGATCAGGGAGCCGGGGGCAACG gGAACGTCCTGAAGGAGCTCAGTGAGCCCCAAGGAGCAGTCATTTACACTAAAAGCTTCCAg CTGGGGGACCCCACCCTGAGTGTTCTGGAGATATGGGGAGCAGAATATCAGGAGTCCAACGCTTTGCTCCTGCGCCCCGACGATGCCGAATTCCTGCGCTCTGTGTGCCGGCGGGAGAGGTCTCCTGTGGATTTTGTGGGCAAGATCACCGGGGATGGCAGG ATTGTGTTGATAAATGGCAGTGACACAGATCCCGCCCCTGACTCCACTGACCGCAATGCTGTTCCCGTTGACCTCCAGCTGGAATGGGTCTTAGGAAAAATGCCTCGCAAG GAGTTTGTTCTAAACCGCGTGGCACCAAACTTGCAGCCGCTGGTGCTCCCTAGTGGCCTGACAGTCGGGCAGGCGCTTGATCGCGTGCTGAGGTTGCCGTCCGTAGCGAGCAAACGCTACCTGACCAACAAG GTGGACCGCTCCGTCACAGGCCTGGTGGCCCAGCAGCAGTGCGTGGGGCCTCTTCACACTCCATTGGCCGACGTGGCTGTGGTGTCTCTGTCTTATTCGGACATTGTAGGAGGAGCTACAGCAATAGGAGAACAGCCAATCAAAAGCCTACTGAATCCTGCAGCTGGGGCAAGACTGGCGGTGGCCGAGGCACTAACCAATCTCCTCTTTGCTCAAGTGACGGACCTAAAG GATGTGAAATGCAGCGGGAACTGGATGTGGGCCGCCAAGCTGCCCGGAGAAGGCGCCTTGCTTTACGACGCCTGTGCAGCTATGTGTGATGTCATGGCGCAGCTCGGCGTTGCCATCGATGGAGGAAAAGATTCTCTCAGCATGGCCGCCAGAGTGGGCACAGAAACAGTTAAAGCTCCAG GTTCGCTAGTGATCTCGGTGTATGCAGTCTGCCCCGACATAACTACCACCGTGACCCCCGATCTTAAGAACCCAGGGCAGAAAG GTGTTTTACTGTATTTGCCCCTCTGCCCTGGTCAGCACCGGCTTGGGGGCAGCGCCCTGGCTCAGTGCTACTCACAGCTGGGAGAGACCCCCCCAGACCTCGATGACCCTCAGACTTTAATCTCCTGCTTCAACGTCACCCAACAGCTGCTGAGAG ACCGCGTCCTTAGCGCCGGCCATGACGTCAGTGATGGAGGCCTAGTCACCTGTATCCTGGAAATGGCTTTTGCTGGAAACTGTGGCCTGGATATTGAGATTTCCTCCTCCTGCACCAATG TGCTGGAACTGCTGTTTGCCGAGGAACCGGGCCTGGTTCTAGAGGTTGCAGAACAAAGTGTAGAACTGGTCATGGAACGTTACAGAGCAGCAGGAGTGGAATGCGTGAGGATCGGATGCACCAAGGAACGTGGCCCAGCGTCTATG GTCCGAATCCGTGCCAATGGGCAGGAGGTGGTCAACGAGAAGTTGGGTTCCCTCAGAGCCGTATGGGAGGAGACCAGTTTCCAACTTGAACGCCTTCAGGCCAATCCAAGCTGTGTATCGCAGGAGGAGGCTGGGCTGAGAGTGAGGGAGGGGCCAAGTTATCACCTGACTTTTAACCCGTCTGAAATACCTTTGGTTCCTCCATCAGTCG GTGGCAACCAACCGCGTGTTGCTGTTGTGCGTGAAGAGGGTAGCAACGGAGACCGGGAAATGGCGGCATCTCTCCTAATGGCTGGATTTCAG GTGTGGGATGTCACCATGGAAGATCTTCTTGCTGGAGGCACCACCCTGGACTCTTTCAGGGGACTTGTATTTGTTGGGGGATTTAGCTACGCTGATGTGTTAGGGTCTGCCAAAG GTTGGGCCGCCTCGGTGAAGTTCAATGCCAGCGTGCGCGAGCAGTTCGAGAACTTCCGCCGTAGGGCAGATACTTTCAGCCTTGGGGTTTGCAATGGGTGCCAGCTGATGGCTCTTCTGGGCTGGGTAGGACCCGATAACCCAACAGACACAG TAGGTGATCTCCCCACCCAAGGGGTTCTGCTCAGCCACAATCTCTCCGGCCGGTTTGAATCTCGATTTGTCACCCTGAAGATCCAACAGAGTCCTTCCATTTTGCTACGAGGGATGGCCGGGTCCACGCTCGGAGTGTGGGTGGCCCATGGCGAAG GATACATGAGGTTCCGATCTCCGAAAGTGCAGGACTATGTGACGTCCAATCACTTGGCGCCGCTCTGTTACGTGGATGATGGAGGCAAGCCGACGGAAGAATACCCAATGAATCCAAATGGCTCTCCGTTGGGAATTGCTGGTCTTTGCTCTGCAGATGGGCGGCACTTGGCCATGATGCCCCACCCAGAGCGCTGTGTCATGAAGTGGCAGTGGCCTTGGATGCCGGAAAGCTGGCGCCACTCATTGGATGTCTCGCCGTGGATGCGTCTCTTCCAGAATGGGTACCGCTGGTGCCAGGAGAACCCAAGCAGGGATAACTAA